In Syntrophobacterales bacterium, the DNA window AAAATTAAAATGAGGAAAACAGTCATAAGCGCAATATTGAGCATGCTTTGTTTTATGTTGCTTATCGGGTTAGCCCTTGCCGTGGAGATCAATGTTTCCGCAGCAGCAAGCTTGAGAGAAGCCGTGACCGAGTTGTCAGAGATCTTTGTAAAGAGACACCAGGGCATAATCGTGCAGAAAAATTTTGGAGCATCTGGCGCCCTTGCAAAGCAGATCGAAAACGGGGTTCCCTGCGACATATTTTTCTCGGCAAATCAGGAGTGGATAGACTATCTGAGAGAGAAGAAACTTCTCGACGGAGAAAATATCACGACCTTTGCCTTTAACGAGCTCGTATTTGCAGGTAACCCCGGTCTCAAGATAAGGGATCTTAAAGATGCGGCAAGGCTGGATA includes these proteins:
- the modA gene encoding molybdate ABC transporter substrate-binding protein; amino-acid sequence: MRKTVISAILSMLCFMLLIGLALAVEINVSAAASLREAVTELSEIFVKRHQGIIVQKNFGASGALAKQIENGVPCDIFFSANQEWIDYLREKKLLDGENITTFAFNELVFAGNPGLKIRDLKDAARLDKIAIGSPKSVPAGQYAMDAFRNEGLDKQMEKKLVMARDVRECLLYADRGEVNGAFVYKTDAEQMAKNVKILFTVPQGLYPRPTYLMALTSTGSRKREILAFYKFLRSPEAKTVLQRYSFLVN